In Rattus norvegicus strain BN/NHsdMcwi chromosome 3, GRCr8, whole genome shotgun sequence, a genomic segment contains:
- the LOC134486488 gene encoding uncharacterized protein LOC134486488: MVVVVVVVVVVMMVVVVVLVVVLVVVVVVVVLVVVVVLVVVVVLVVVLVVVVVVVVLVVVVVLVVVVMVVVVVVVLAVVVMVVVVVLVMVVMVVVMVVMVVVVLVMVVMVVVVVMVVVVVVVMVVTVVMVMVVMVVMVLVVVVMVVLVVMVVMVVVMVVVVVVVVMVVVLVVVVVVMVVVLVVVVVVMVVVVVMMMVVVLWW, translated from the coding sequence atggtggtggtggtggtggtggtggtggtggtgatgatggtggtggtggtggttttggtggtggttctggtggtagtggtggtggtggtagttttggtggtggtggtagttttggtggtggtggtggttttggtggtggttctggtggtagtggtggtggtggtagttttggtggtggtggtagttttggtggtggtggtgatggtggtggtggtggtggtagttttggcggtggtggtgatggtggtggtggtggttttggtgatggtggtgatggtggtggtgatggtggtgatggtggtggtggttttggtaatggtggtgatggtggtggtggtggtgatggtggtggtggtggtggtggtgatggtggtgactgtggtgatggtgatggtggtgatggtggtgatggttttggtggtagtggtgatggtggttttggtggtgatggtggtgatggtggtggtgatggtggtggtagtggtggtggtggtgatggtggtggttttggtggtggtggtggtggtgatggtggtggttttggtggtggtggtggtggtgatggtggtggtggtggtgatgatgatggtggtggtgctatggtggtag